One window from the genome of Sulfodiicoccus acidiphilus encodes:
- a CDS encoding peroxiredoxin has translation MALKVGTRAPDFEGVTDSGEKFRLSDLIGKKHIVLYFYPKDDTPGCTAEACSFRDNWEEVKKYDAVVIGVSSDSVESHRQFKSKYSLPFTLISDTTKEIRKLYDVKGTLMPPRVTFVIDKDGIIRHVYDSQLNATAHVREAVNALKKIAPPA, from the coding sequence TAGGGCTCCTGACTTCGAGGGGGTAACCGACTCGGGCGAGAAGTTCAGGCTCTCAGACCTCATAGGAAAGAAGCACATAGTGCTATACTTCTACCCTAAGGACGACACTCCTGGATGTACGGCGGAGGCGTGCAGCTTCAGGGACAACTGGGAGGAGGTGAAGAAGTACGATGCCGTCGTAATAGGAGTTAGCTCCGACTCAGTCGAGTCCCACAGGCAGTTCAAGTCCAAGTACTCCCTTCCATTCACGCTGATTAGCGACACGACCAAGGAGATAAGGAAGCTCTACGACGTGAAGGGAACATTGATGCCTCCTCGGGTGACATTCGTCATAGATAAGGACGGCATCATAAGGCACGTTTACGACTCTCAGCTCAATGCAACGGCCCACGTTAGGGAAGCGGTCAACGCCCTAAAGAAGATCGCCCCTCCAGCTTGA
- a CDS encoding type 1 glutamine amidotransferase domain-containing protein yields the protein MKVLFVVGEEFEDVELLYPFYRVIEEGHHPVIAWKEAKAKVTGKHGYTVESDISFKEVKVEDYGALVIPGGRGPERIRSIPEVKEITRKFFESKRPVAAICHGPQVLISAGLVRSRKLTSAYGIRDDVVAAGGEYVDQPVVVDGNLISSRQPGDLPFFTSTLIKALREFKN from the coding sequence ATGAAGGTACTCTTCGTAGTGGGGGAGGAATTCGAGGACGTGGAACTGCTCTATCCTTTCTACAGGGTGATAGAGGAGGGTCATCACCCAGTAATAGCATGGAAGGAGGCCAAGGCCAAAGTGACGGGAAAACACGGATACACAGTGGAGTCTGACATCTCCTTTAAGGAAGTGAAGGTTGAGGACTACGGGGCTTTGGTGATACCAGGAGGGAGGGGACCGGAGAGAATAAGGAGTATTCCAGAGGTCAAGGAAATAACTAGGAAGTTCTTCGAGTCAAAGAGGCCAGTGGCAGCAATTTGTCACGGTCCACAGGTTCTCATATCTGCCGGACTTGTGCGCTCTAGGAAGCTCACCTCAGCCTACGGGATAAGGGACGACGTCGTAGCAGCTGGAGGGGAATACGTAGATCAGCCTGTCGTAGTTGACGGGAACCTCATCTCCTCTAGGCAGCCCGGCGATCTCCCGTTCTTCACCTCTACCCTAATTAAGGCGTTGAGGGAATTCAAGAACTGA
- a CDS encoding adenosylcobinamide amidohydrolase — protein MKWKERWWRDAVLYEVVGESLASTVFGGGRCDGAIFMTVGDSFQLSEVDGYLEGRLRALGVGGRLIAFLTKVDVATREVIEGKDHLVVSTAGLTNPSCPREVGTINVFVAVEASPVGNAMADLFRLVTEAKSAAAFSLGLRCGDLPCPGTVSDAIGVAFTGGDPLRFVGLGTGIGDAVYTDVIKAVRTAAGRWSSWRGDLL, from the coding sequence GTGAAGTGGAAGGAGAGGTGGTGGAGGGACGCAGTGCTGTATGAAGTGGTTGGTGAGTCCCTCGCATCGACCGTCTTTGGAGGCGGAAGGTGTGACGGTGCCATCTTCATGACAGTAGGGGACAGCTTCCAGCTCAGCGAGGTGGATGGGTACTTAGAGGGGAGGCTCAGGGCACTCGGAGTCGGGGGTCGACTAATCGCGTTTCTCACTAAGGTTGACGTGGCGACAAGGGAAGTAATAGAAGGGAAGGACCACCTAGTTGTGTCGACGGCTGGACTCACCAACCCCTCCTGTCCTCGAGAAGTGGGCACTATAAACGTGTTCGTGGCAGTCGAGGCCTCACCTGTGGGCAACGCAATGGCCGACCTCTTCAGACTCGTCACCGAAGCTAAGTCGGCGGCCGCCTTCTCCTTGGGACTTCGGTGCGGGGATCTCCCATGTCCTGGGACTGTGTCGGATGCGATCGGTGTCGCCTTCACCGGAGGGGATCCCTTGAGGTTCGTGGGGTTGGGCACCGGGATAGGAGACGCCGTTTACACCGACGTAATTAAAGCGGTAAGGACGGCGGCCGGAAGGTGGTCAAGCTGGAGGGGCGATCTTCTTTAG